The following coding sequences lie in one Aspergillus luchuensis IFO 4308 DNA, chromosome 8, nearly complete sequence genomic window:
- a CDS encoding histidine phosphatase family protein (COG:S;~EggNog:ENOG410PGMK;~InterPro:IPR016274,IPR000560,IPR029033;~PFAM:PF00328;~SECRETED:SignalP(1-18);~antiSMASH:Cluster_8.13;~go_function: GO:0016791 - phosphatase activity [Evidence IEA]), with product MILLTALLCLLSLTLTTALTTNRTHPFSLPSTWGNLSPYTPSPGFGIPPGTPQQCQLTQAHILHRHAQRYPTSYLLDADSMESFAQKLQNYTQSHPNSTLATGPLSFLNKWRYLMGTEALLPTGAATEATSGAFHWSRYGRVLYDAPAGMADWSNELNVWPNGTRRDKPMFRTTSQARILESARWWLSGFFSNIAANSSSDNYDLVIIPEGDGYNNTLSGSCPNGDTSEGDDSAEQFLKTYTPPIITRLSAYLPPSITLTPLDILSMQNLCAYETAVLGSSSFCSLFTPSEWESYAYILDLQFYGDYGFGSPSGRAQGIGYVIELAARLQGKLITEQVANVNITYDSNKDTFPLHQPLYLDMSHDDVIVSVLAALGVEYFNIGDGDGMKGDISPNEVPLNRTFRLNHIAPFGARFVTEVWRCEEASSAEEIVVDVGGGEVVYENEVVKEGQGREFVRWVLNEMPVPVDGVSGCEEDAAGANGFCALEGFLNGVGKMQELAAFEEACIQGAESGGGQVGDGRP from the exons ATGATCCTCCTAACGGCACTTTTGTGCCTCCTAagcctcaccctcaccacagCCCTAACCACCAACAGAACccaccccttctccctcccctcaaCATGGGGCAATCTCTCCCCCTACACCCCAAGCCCCGGCTTCGGAATTCCCCCAGGCACCCCGCAACAATGCCAACTAACGCAAGCACACATCCTCCACCGGCACGCACAACGCTATCCAACCTCGTACCTCCTCGACGCCGACAGCATGGAATCCTTCGCCCAGAAGCTGCAGAACTACACACAGTCACACCCAAACAGCACCCTCGCCACCGgccctctctccttcctcaatAAATGGCGCTATCTCATGGGCACAGaagccctcctccccaccggCGCCGCAACGGAAGCCACCTCCGGTGCGTTCCACTGGTCTCGCTACGGACGGGTGTTGTATGATGCCCCGGCTGGCATGGCGGATTGGAGTAATGAGTTGAATGTCTGGCCTAATGGCACGAGGAGGGATAAGCCCATGTTTAGGACGACGAGTCAGGCGAGGATTTTGGAGAGTgcgaggtggtggttga GCGGCTTCTTCAGCAACATCGCAGCCAACAGCTCATCCGATAACTACGACCTGGTCATTATCCCAGAGGGAGATGGGTACAATAATACCCTGTCAGGAAGTTGTCCAAACGGAGACACTTCCGAAGG CGACGACTCCGCCGAACAATTCCTAAAAACATACACACCCCCCATAATCACCCGCCTCTCCGCCTACCTCCCACCCTCAATAACTTTAACCCCGCTCGACATCCTCAGCATGCAAAACCTCTGCGCATACGAAACCGCCGTGCTgggctcctcctccttctgttCCCTGTTCACGCCCTCCGAATGGGAATCCTACGCATACATCCTCGATCTGCAATTCTACGGGGATTACGGGTTCGGTTCACCCTCCGGTAGAGCGCAGGGTATTGGATATGTGATTGAGCTTGCGGCTCGCCTACAGGGGAAGCTTATAACCGAGCAGGTTGCCAACGTTAATATCACGTATGATAGTAATAAGGACACGTTCCCGTTACATCAGCCGCTGTATCTTGATATGTCGcatgatgatgtgattgtTTCGGTGTTGGCTGCGCTCGGGGTGGAGTATTTTAATATTGGGGAcggggatgggatgaagggggatATCAGTCCTAACGAAGTGCCCCTGAATAGGACGTTCAGGTTGAATCATATTGCGCCGTTCGGGGCCAGGTTTGTTACCGAGGTGTGGAGGTGTGAGgaggcttcttctgctgaGGAGAttgtggtggatgttgggggtggggaggtggttTATGAGAATGAagtggtgaaggagggtcaGGGGAGGGAGTTTGTGAGGTGGGTGTTGAATGAGATGCCGGTTCCTGTTGATGGGGTGTCTGGGTGTGAAGAGGATGCGGCGGGGGCGAATGGGTTTTGTGCCCTGGAGGGGTTCTTGAATGGGGTGGGCAAGATGCAGGAGTTGGCGGCGTTTGAGGAGGCGTGTATTCAGGGGGCGGAGAGTGGTGGGGGGCaggttggggatgggaggcCTTAG
- a CDS encoding uncharacterized protein (COG:S;~EggNog:ENOG410PNPJ;~antiSMASH:Cluster_8.13), with the protein MSRSPFRPSTPASMNAADKQNNGHLAKPLTPALSAAFHRSQKSPLTPRLATPGGYRTPKRLTPSEHPSSVPSKRDPEPPSSLLSANVTPRSGSRNSRRDGAISSPNNTPTNGHQHQQQQPSPQVSWSQPHVGQLSNTGRLRTERSPVRGGMLEPSRTTRARTVTMESNQLSRPTSASDNSAGAPMFFHASDARSTISEQEPRPKLQTKTSGTTFIYANGAQERQSPVSEVGGTYKRRSIGLTRSVVSAKPSASPRLRPARVDSNPRLSDGPSVVGSQDDSFDAGSQAHSPPLSSISARPIPAVRHVKSSSLDSANSGLSPPQREGLRPSPLIISPSEPKIDASTIASEPLPGLRPRVFSNGSIASVDTHNSGMQSPSKSESGQANGALNARTERKIMDLEISNSSLLAINRTLEREMRKQNAELRRYRRLSRSGRLSMATSSRSVSGALSIPPEVEEASEHSSVRSPEELSDFSDEDSMEDGVVSPDSQADQDSQHRARDEKRFLIDLAKHQELLADSQRLNQSLKRCLGWTEELIREGQRALEYNVHVNDVQLGGRVLTPEELNELNELNELHEQQELELSRPSSRSDSEPPSEDG; encoded by the coding sequence ATGAGCCGCTCTCCTTTCCGCCCCTCGACTCCCGCAAGTATGAACGCCGCCGATAAACAAAACAATGGCCATCTCGCCAAACCTCTCACCCCCGCCCTCAGCGCTGCCTTTCATCGCTCTCAGAAATCCCCTCTGACTCCTCGACTCGCTACTCCCGGGGGGTATCGAACTCCCAAGCGACTGACTCCCTCCGAACATCCCTCGTCCGTCCCCTCCAAGCGGGATCCCGAGCCACCCTCATCCCTGCTCAGTGCCAATGTTACCCCTCGATCCGGTTCCCGCAACAGCAGACGCGATGGTGCTATTTCCTCCCCAAACAACACCCCAACCAAcgggcaccagcaccagcaacagcaaccgtCGCCCCAAGTTTCCTGGTCACAACCACATGTGGGCCAGCTGTCAAATACGGGGCGACTCCGGACGGAGCGGAGTCCCGTTCGGGGGGGAATGCTGGAACCATCGCGGACAACCCGGGCTAGGACCGTGACGATGGAGTCTAACCAGCTTTCTCGTCCGACTTCTGCGTCGGATAATTCAGCCGGAGCCCCCATGTTTTTTCATGCATCTGATGCACGTTCGACTATTTCCGAGCAGGAGCCCCGCCCGAAGCTGCAGACCAAGACGTCCGGCACCACTTTTATCTACGCGAACGGGGCGCAAGAGAGGCAGTCCCCGGTGAGTGAGGTAGGGGGGACGTATAAACGTCGGTCGATTGGCTTGACGCGATCGGTGGTGTCGGCGAAGCCGTCTGCCTCGCCGCGACTGCGACCGGCCAGGGTGGACTCGAATCCGCGGCTGTCTGATGGGCCGTCGGTAGTCGGGTCGCAGGATGACTCGTTTGACGCCGGGTCACAGGCCCATAGTCCCCCGTTGAGCAGTATATCAGCGCGACCGATCCCAGCTGTACGACACGTGAAGTCGTCGAGTCTCGACTCTGCCAATAGTGGACTCTCCCCTCCTCAGAGGGAAGGGCTGCGGCCAAGCCCGCTTATCATATCGCCATCAGAACCCAAGATCGACGCCAGCACTATCGCGTCTGAACCACTGCCAGGCCTCCGGCCGCGAGTGTTCAGCAACGGATCCATCGCTTCCGTGGATACGCATAACTCGGGGATGCAGAGCCCGTCCAAGTCGGAAAGCGGACAGGCCAACGGCGCCCTCAATGCGCGTACGGAGCGGAAGATCATGGATCTGGAAATTAGCAACTCGTCGCTTCTCGCCATTAACCGCACGCTAGAACGGGAAATGCGGAAGCAGAATGCAGAGCTGCGCAGATACCGACGCCTCAGTCGCTCGGGGCGTCTGTCCATGGCGACGTCCAGCCGGTCCGTGTCCGGTGCTCTCTCGATTCCTCCTGAAGTCGAGGAAGCGAGCGAGCATTCGTCTGTGCGGTCGCCAGAAGAGCTCTCCGACTTTAGCGACGAAGACTCCATGGAAGATGGGGTGGTGAGTCCCGACTCGCAGGCAGATCAGGACTCCCAGCATCGTGCGCGGGACGAGAAACGGTTCCTCATTGATCTGGCAAAGCATCAGGAGCTTCTCGCCGACAGCCAGCGGCTGAACCAGAGCCTCAAGCGGTGTCTGGGATGGACGGAAGAGCTGATCCGAGAGGGACAGCGCGCACTGGAATATAATGTGCATGTGAACGACGTGCAGCTGGGCGGACGCGTGCTGACcccggaggagctgaatgAGCTGAATGAGCTCAACGAGCTGCACGAGCAGCAAGAGCTGGAGCTATCTCGTCCATCGAGTCGGAGCGACTCCGAGCCACCTTCCGAGGATGGCTGA
- a CDS encoding uncharacterized protein (COG:L;~EggNog:ENOG410PHKV;~InterPro:IPR017961,IPR024728,IPR036775,IPR043502, IPR001126,IPR022880,IPR043128;~PFAM:PF00817,PF11798,PF11799;~antiSMASH:Cluster_8.13;~go_function: GO:0003684 - damaged DNA binding [Evidence IEA];~go_function: GO:0003887 - DNA-directed DNA polymerase activity [Evidence IEA];~go_process: GO:0006281 - DNA repair [Evidence IEA]): MEPSGEEPNDGAKASNSVESAESYDTLKYQLLGPSLTKAGQDAVDQRKVSEIIYNASKGSKYFNHEQNRDKVLTVKIERILKEKARLEKLDLSADLRRADQLLAELELTRDLSQHVVHVDCDAFFAAVEELDRPELKTVPMAVGKGVLTTCNYEARKFGCRSGMASFVAKKLCPQLICLPQNYEKYTEKAKEIRAIFAQYDPTFESASIDEAYLNLTAYCTENELDPEEAVQRMRAEVLEKTKISVSAGIAANAKIAKIASNKNKPNGQFCVPNEREAIMRFMEELPVRKVNGVGRVFERELDAIGIKTCGDIYPQRAILTKLFGEKAFHFLMQCYLGLGRTKIQPVENYERKSVGTERTFHEIGNKEEFRAKLWSIAEELEKDLARTEFKGRTLVLKVKLATFEVLSRQCQPPRAVSTAKDLYAFSLPMLEKLEKEMPDLKMRLLGLRCTNLVSTKKVGIELFGFTSRPKPASEMADPPVEQEIETEEAFEKAAREELQEELDDLEKLSQEVSESTERQDEAAASPSQPVYWDCPICSRPQVAEDRAFNDHVDYCLSRQTIKEVVQGASDAVPAEAPAASKTRKRRTTESPDPRQKRLFFS, from the exons ATGGAGCCTTCGGGCGAGGAGCCAAATGATGGTGCAAAGGCGTCTAACAGTGTGGAGTCTGCTGAAAGCTATGACACCTTGAAATATCAACTCTTAGGACCGTCTTTGACCAAAGCGGGCCAGGATGCCGTGGACCAGCGAAAG GTATCGGAAATCATTTATAATGCCTCCAAAGGCTCCAAGTATTTCAATCATGAGCAAAATCGGGACAAGGTCTTGACGGTCAAGATTGAACGCATTCTCAAAGAGAAAGCCCGTCTCGAGAAACTAGATCTGTCGGCGGATCTACGACGCGCTGACCAGCTTCTTGCGGAGCTAGAACTGACGCGAGACCTGTCGCAGCATGTTGTCCACGTTGACTGTGATGCTTTCTTTGCTGCAGTGGAAGAACTCGACCGTCCGGAACTGAAGACTGTCCCTATGGCAGTCGGCAAGGGAGTGCTGACGACCTGCAACTATGAGGCACGAAAGTTCGGCTGCCGGAGTGGCATGGCATCGTTCGTCGCAAAAAAGCTATGTCCTCAGTTGATCTGCCTGCCTCAGAACTACGAGAAGTATacggaaaaggcaaaggagATTCGCGCCATATTCGCACAATATGATCCCACGTTCGAAAGCGCTAGTATCGACGAGGCGTATCTCAATCTGACTGCGTATTGTACAGAAAATGAGCTTGACCCCGAGGAGGCGGTCCAGCGCATGCGCGCAGAGGTCCTGGAGAAGACTAAGATCTCAGTCTCTGCCGGCATTGCGGCAAATGCAAAAATAGCCAAGATCGCATCCAACAAGAATAAGCCGAACGGTCAATTTTGCGTTCCTAATGAAAGGGAAGCGATCATGAGGTTcatggaggagctgccgGTCCGCAAGGTGAATGGCGTCGGCCGTGTCTTCGAACGTGAGCTTGATGCGATCGGCATTAAAACGTGCGGCGACATTTATCCGCAGCGTGCCATATTGACTAAACTTTTTGGAGAGAAAGCGTTCCATTTCTTGATGCAGTGCTATCTCGGCTTGGGTAGAACGAAGATTCAGCCGGTGGAGAACTACGAGCGCAAGAGCGTAGGAACGGAGAGGACGTTCCATGAGATCGGAAATAAAGAGGAGTTCAGAGCGAAGTTGTGGTCGATAGCAGAGGAGCTTGAAAAAGATCTGGCACGGACCGAGTTCAAGGGTCGTACATTGGTTCTCAAGGTCAAGCTTGCCACCTTTGAGGTTCTATCACGACAATGCCAGCCTCCACGGGCGGTGTCGACTGCCAAGGACTTGTACGCGTTTTCTCTTCCGATGCTGGAGAAACTTGAGAAAGAGATGCCTGATCTGAAGATGCGACTCCTTGGCCTTCGCTGCACCAATCTGGTGAGCACGAAGAAGGTCGGAATAGAGCTCTTCGGCTTCACTTCGCGGCCAAAGCCCGCTTCGGAGATGGCCGACCCTCCGGTCGAACAGGAGATCGAAACAGAGGAGGCATTTGAGAAAGCTGCACGGGAGGAACTACAGGAGGAGCTcgatgatctggagaagctgaGCCAGGAGGTATCTGAATCTACAGAAAGGCAGGATGAAGCGGCTGCATCACCGTCGCAGCCAGTCTATTGGGATTGTCCGATCTGTTCCCGACCTCAGGTGGCGGAGGATCGTGCATTTAATGACCATGTGGACTACTGTTTGTCAAGACAGACGATCAAGGAGGTTGTTCAGGGTGCTTCAGATGCTGTTCCGGCTGAGGCTCCAGCTGCATCGAAGACACGGAAGCGGAGGACAACGGAATCGCCCGATCCGCGACAGAAACGGTTGTTCTTTTCGTGA
- a CDS encoding DNA damage response protein RcaA (COG:L;~EggNog:ENOG410PGI8;~InterPro:IPR032429,IPR008984,IPR000253,IPR040227;~PFAM:PF00498,PF16508;~go_component: GO:0030870 - Mre11 complex [Evidence IEA];~go_function: GO:0005515 - protein binding [Evidence IEA];~go_process: GO:0006302 - double-strand break repair [Evidence IEA];~go_process: GO:0007095 - mitotic G2 DNA damage checkpoint [Evidence IEA]): MWILDSEGDFLGGKRVWLRPGKKYLFGRIKQDGVRHAIDNKSISRKHMMIEVSPVKPGDGSHIYTRSKIAVRDLGSKYGTKVDGNTVKDESKDLTGEEHEIKLGRYEHALRIQWQPVVLTFSFSSKELKSKDPLAQVRSRVEDLDIKTIVPYVVDHTTHVVQKKRNTAKGLQALVNGKYIVQDSYIDALVYAATPSDLENLESLSPLEADFDTAWPDAMAHLPPPGKETVQRPKEAFAPRPDRINIFDDYTFVFMDPAQFGNLQDVITNGHGKALLYQVEEGVTTAAEIVQYMRNAAGDNGLGSQRDGPGGVVLVRYVATGRHENWWAELGNEVALSTDQRVIQQSEFLDAILGNDASGLCRSLPEAQDMDAEPTPPAATPDVQEVQNSQPPAESQPSTKRKPRVRGFVSKMKTFDDGFDINSIPAHAPESVDDSPPLMGIEPSPAQQSQPQSSLHEEEEGEEDMVSSLLPGAQAMKRRRAQTTARTKEEPSSETKDEAMPRVKRQKLDVLEAARQHREAEDAQRQRQAEEASLQGPLEDVNVEKLKGLAIVEEMEVKPRHVSEGDRRWDDRWNGRKNFKKFRRKGEPGQPRYRIQTVIVPLEEVTRKDFGIGDHYWVSNRTEQSPAESPAERAVSQDAAASRSQSSARVESETPAPRETRSQPRVQKRMREEQDSDSDDGLRFRFRRRR, from the exons ATGTGGATTCTAGATTCGGAGGGTGACTTTCTGGGTG GCAAGCGCGTGTGGCTGCGACCGGGGAAGAAGTATCTCTTCGGTCGGATCAAGCAAGATGGAG TCCGACATGCTATTGATAACAAGTCCATCTCCCGAAAGCATATGATGATCGAAGTTTCACCTGTCAAACCAGGCGATGGA TCGCATATCTACACCAGATCGAAAATTGCCGTGCGCGACTTGGGCTCGAAATATGGCACCAAAGTAGATGGTAATACGGTGAAGGATGAAAGTAAAGACCTGACTGGTGAGGAGCATGAAATTAAGTTGGGGAGATACGAACATGCGCTGCG GATCCAGTGGCAGCCAGTCGTCCTTAccttctccttttcctcgAAAGAACTCAAATCGAAAGATCCCCTGGCACAAGTGCGCTCCCGTGTTGAGGATTTGGATATCAAAACGATTGTTCCGTACGTTGTCGACCACACTACCCACGTCGTCCAAAAGAAACGGAATACTGCCAAAGGTCTGCAAGCATTGGTGAATGGAAAGTACATCGTGCAGGACTCCTATATCGACGCCTTGGTTTATGCGGCTACTCCGAGCGACCTAGAGAACCTTGAGTCGTTGTCCCCGTTGGAGGCCGATTTCGACACTGCATGGCCGGATGCAATGGCACACCTTCCCCCGCCTGGCAAGGAAACCGTACAGAGACCAAAGGAAGCATTTGCTCCGAGACCCGatagaataaatatcttcGATGACTACACATTTGTGTTCATGGACCCTGCGCAGTTTGGAAACTTGCAGGATGTTATTACGAATGGTCACGGGAAGGCTTTGCTTTACCAAGTGGAAGAAGGGGTCACCACGGCAGCAGAGATCGTGCAATATATGAGAAATGCGGCTGGCGACAACGGTCTCGGGAGCCAACGGGATGGCCCTGGCGGAGTGGTTCTTGTTCGATACGTTGCGACTGGACGCCATGAGAACTGGTGGGCCGAGCTGGGTAATGAGGTTGCTTTGTCGACCGACCAGCGCGTTATTCAACAGAGCGAGTTCCTGGACGCTATTCTGGGAAATGACGCTTCTGGCCTGTGCCGTTCTCTTCCCGAGGCCCAGGACATGGATGCAGAACCCACTCCACCAGCTGCTACCCCTGATGTTCAAGAAGTCCAAAACTCACAGCCCCCGGCGGAAAGCCAGCCGTcaacgaagaggaagccaCGAGTTCGAGGATTTGTCAGTAAGATGAAAACATTCGATGATGGCTTCGATATCAACTCTATCCCCGCTCATGCTCCGGAGAGCGTTGATGATTCGCCGCCTTTGATGGGAATCGAGCCATCGCCGGCACAACAATCGCAACCGCAAAGCAGCCTccacgaggaggaagaaggagaagaagacatggTGTCAAGCCTACTGCCGGGTGCCCAAGCGATGAAACGTCGACGCGCTCAGACGACGGCGAGGACCAAAGAAGAGCCCAGTTCTGAGACGAAAGACGAGGCCATGCCGCGGGTGAAACGCCAGAAACTGGACGTACTGGAGGCCGCGCGACAGCACCGGGAGGCCGAAGATGCGCAGCGCCAGCGTCAGGCGGAAGAAGCGTCGCTGCAAGGGCCTCTTGAGGATGTCAATgtggagaagctcaagggaCTTGCAATCGtagaggagatggaagtgaAGCCGAGACACGTGAGCGAAGGAGACCGACGGTGGGACGATCGGTGGAATGGACGCAAGAACTTCAAGAAGTTCCGCCGCAAGGGCGAACCTGGACAGCCCCGCTACCGCATCCAGACGGTGATAGTGCCACTAGAGGAAGTGACGCGAAAAGACTTTGGGATTGGGGACCACTACTGGGTTAGTAATCGCACGGAGCAGAGTCCAGCAGAGAGTCCAGCCGAACGGGCTGTCAGCCAGGACGCAGCGGCATCCCGCTCACAGTCCTCGGCCCGGGTCGAGTCGGAGACACCAGCGCCCAGGGAGACCCGAAGTCAACCCCGGGTGCAAAAACGGATGCGAGAAGAGCAAGATTCGGATAGCGATGATGGGCTTCGGTTCCGATTCCGTCGCAGGCGATGA